A genomic window from Sporosarcina sp. Marseille-Q4063 includes:
- the opp4B gene encoding oligopeptide ABC transporter permease, translating to MLTFILRRILVMIPQLLLLSVIIFLLAKAMPGDALTGAFQGNPEANAEHMEEIREKMGLNDPWYEQYGRWLSNFVQGDMGMSYVHKQKVTSLLAGKLSNTVLLSLTTMITIYLIAIPLGIVAGRWHNSWADKAIVTYNYFSIATPVFIFALIMLFVFGFYFTWFPTGGSVDIRVANGSWDYFVSKASHLVLPTLSGAIIGTAGTIQYLRNDIIDTKLKDFVKTARAKGVPEGRVYTRHILRNSILPIAAFMGYEITLLITGSVFIESIFGYPGLGQLFIQSIGTRDFTVVTALVMISGTAVIVGTMLSDIILSIVDPRIRID from the coding sequence TTGTTAACATTTATACTACGCAGAATATTAGTCATGATCCCGCAACTACTCTTGCTAAGTGTCATCATCTTTCTACTTGCAAAAGCAATGCCGGGCGATGCGTTAACCGGAGCGTTTCAAGGAAATCCCGAAGCAAACGCGGAACACATGGAAGAGATTCGAGAAAAAATGGGTCTAAATGATCCGTGGTATGAACAATACGGACGCTGGTTATCAAATTTTGTTCAAGGCGACATGGGAATGTCTTATGTTCATAAACAAAAAGTAACATCTTTGTTAGCAGGTAAACTAAGTAATACGGTTCTATTATCTCTAACCACTATGATAACCATCTATCTGATTGCAATTCCTTTGGGGATTGTAGCAGGCCGTTGGCACAACTCTTGGGCAGATAAAGCAATTGTTACATACAACTATTTTTCTATTGCAACACCAGTATTTATCTTTGCGTTAATCATGCTTTTCGTTTTTGGTTTCTATTTCACTTGGTTCCCAACAGGGGGAAGTGTTGATATACGCGTGGCGAACGGAAGTTGGGATTATTTCGTCAGTAAAGCTTCACACCTTGTGTTGCCGACATTATCCGGGGCTATTATCGGCACGGCGGGTACAATCCAATATTTGCGAAACGATATTATCGATACGAAGTTAAAAGACTTTGTTAAGACTGCACGTGCAAAAGGCGTACCAGAAGGCAGAGTATACACGCGCCATATTTTACGAAATTCAATCTTGCCGATTGCAGCTTTCATGGGATACGAAATTACATTACTTATTACAGGGTCAGTGTTCATTGAATCCATCTTTGGTTATCCCGGACTCGGACAACTCTTCATTCAATCAATCGGAACACGGGACTTCACAGTTGTAACAGCACTCGTTATGATTTCCGGCACCGCAGTTATTGTTGGAACGATGTTATCGGATATCATTTTGAGTATTGTTGATCCGCGAATCCGCATTGATTGA
- a CDS encoding LD-carboxypeptidase has protein sequence MRIRPARLQKGDTIGIVSPSSPPNPENLERSLKFLEGLGLKWKFGKHARKINGYLAGTDAERLEDLHDMFKDPTIKGIICSSGGYGAARFTDQIDLQLMKENPKVFWGFSDITFLHTAMGLYSNLVTFHGPMLGPNIGTDTFQEMSGKMFQQLFEPMELHYTNAISELTAITSGAVEGQLVGGNLSLLARGIGTKFEIDTKRKLLLLEDIGEEPARVDSLLNQLRMSGKLADAAGIVLGDFAKTETKKQWSLTLDEVFDHYFSDFNKPVVKGFKIGHCEPHFAVPLGVDARLDADNLTLTILPGVK, from the coding sequence ATGAGAATACGTCCAGCGCGATTACAGAAGGGCGATACAATTGGTATTGTTTCACCGTCAAGTCCGCCAAATCCAGAAAATCTGGAGCGTTCGTTGAAATTCCTTGAGGGGTTAGGATTGAAGTGGAAATTTGGCAAACATGCACGAAAAATTAATGGCTATCTTGCGGGAACCGATGCGGAGCGATTGGAAGATTTACATGACATGTTTAAAGACCCTACTATTAAAGGAATAATCTGTTCAAGCGGCGGATACGGGGCTGCTCGTTTTACCGATCAAATTGATTTGCAATTAATGAAAGAAAACCCGAAAGTTTTTTGGGGATTCAGTGACATCACATTTCTTCATACGGCAATGGGGCTTTATTCGAACCTTGTCACTTTCCATGGACCGATGCTTGGACCAAATATAGGCACCGATACTTTTCAGGAAATGTCGGGGAAAATGTTTCAGCAATTATTTGAGCCAATGGAGCTTCATTATACGAATGCAATCTCTGAATTGACCGCGATAACTTCCGGTGCTGTAGAAGGCCAACTGGTCGGCGGCAATTTGTCATTGCTTGCACGTGGAATCGGGACGAAGTTTGAAATTGACACGAAAAGGAAGTTGTTACTGTTGGAGGACATCGGCGAAGAACCTGCACGCGTTGACAGTTTGCTTAATCAGCTTCGGATGAGTGGAAAATTAGCGGATGCTGCGGGCATTGTCCTTGGCGACTTTGCTAAAACAGAAACGAAAAAACAATGGTCACTGACATTAGATGAAGTTTTCGATCATTATTTTAGCGATTTTAACAAGCCGGTTGTCAAAGGATTTAAAATCGGCCACTGTGAACCGCATTTTGCAGTTCCACTCGGCGTAGATGCTAGGCTTGATGCGGATAATCTTACGCTTACAATTTTACCAGGCGTGAAATGA
- a CDS encoding ABC transporter ATP-binding protein has protein sequence MSLLKVNDLKVHFPIRGGFFQRVVDHVRATDGVSFEIQPGETYGLVGESGCGKTTTGRAVIGLNKVTSGEILFEGKDLAKLRGREKRLHTRDIQMIFQDPYSSLNVRKRVLDIVAEPLRNFERLSPDEEKKRVQALIERVGLNPESIYRYPHQFSGGQRQRIGIARALTLNPKLIVADEPVSALDVSVQAQVLNFMQDIQKEFNLSYLFISHDLGVIQHLCDRIGIMYRGRLVEEGLSDEIYNNPKHLYTKRLISAIPEMDPALRLEKTHLRQTIDDEYRTGYDNYFDTDGRIFDLKKISNTHSVALP, from the coding sequence ATGTCCTTACTTAAAGTTAATGATTTAAAAGTTCATTTTCCGATTCGCGGGGGTTTTTTCCAACGCGTAGTCGACCATGTTCGTGCTACAGATGGTGTTAGTTTTGAAATACAGCCGGGTGAAACATACGGTCTTGTTGGAGAATCAGGATGTGGAAAGACAACAACAGGTCGTGCGGTAATCGGGCTGAATAAAGTGACATCAGGCGAAATTCTTTTTGAAGGAAAAGATTTAGCAAAACTTCGTGGAAGAGAAAAACGTCTTCACACGCGCGATATCCAAATGATTTTCCAAGACCCTTATTCCTCGCTAAACGTTAGAAAAAGGGTGCTTGATATAGTTGCGGAGCCGCTTCGCAATTTCGAGCGTCTATCGCCAGATGAAGAGAAAAAGAGAGTTCAAGCGTTAATTGAACGTGTCGGGCTCAATCCAGAGTCAATCTATCGTTACCCTCACCAGTTTTCAGGCGGGCAACGTCAGCGTATAGGAATAGCACGGGCACTAACTTTAAATCCGAAACTAATCGTTGCAGATGAACCAGTTTCAGCACTTGATGTATCGGTTCAGGCGCAAGTTTTAAACTTTATGCAGGACATTCAAAAAGAATTTAATCTGTCGTATTTGTTTATCAGTCATGATCTCGGTGTTATTCAACATTTATGTGACCGAATCGGGATTATGTATCGAGGTAGATTAGTAGAAGAAGGACTATCAGATGAGATTTATAATAATCCAAAACATCTTTACACAAAACGTTTAATCTCTGCTATCCCGGAAATGGATCCTGCACTACGTCTTGAAAAGACGCATTTACGTCAAACGATTGATGATGAATATCGCACAGGATACGATAATTATTTCGACACGGATGGGCGTATATTCGACCTCAAGAAAATATCAAACACCCATTCAGTTGCATTGCCTTAA
- the ureG gene encoding urease accessory protein UreG produces MKPVRIGIGGPVGSGKTSLVDQLTRAMHKDYNIGVITNDIYTREDAQFLMTNGVLGEDRIIGVETGGCPHTAIREDASMNFAAIDEMKNRFEDLDIIFVESGGDNLSATFSPELVDGYIYVIDVAEGQDIPRKGGPALTRSDLLLINKTNLAPHVGVDLDLMDSDTKKMRGGRPYIFADVRTQKNVDKIVEWIKHHMLLEGAKPVGENG; encoded by the coding sequence ATGAAACCAGTACGTATAGGAATCGGCGGACCGGTTGGGTCGGGTAAAACATCGCTCGTAGACCAACTGACACGCGCGATGCATAAAGATTATAATATAGGCGTTATTACGAACGATATTTATACAAGGGAAGACGCACAGTTTTTAATGACGAATGGTGTACTTGGAGAAGACCGCATTATTGGCGTTGAAACTGGCGGATGTCCGCATACGGCAATCCGTGAAGATGCTTCGATGAACTTCGCAGCAATCGATGAAATGAAAAATCGTTTTGAAGATCTCGACATTATTTTTGTTGAAAGCGGCGGGGATAATTTATCCGCTACATTTAGTCCGGAGCTTGTCGATGGGTATATTTATGTCATTGACGTTGCAGAAGGGCAAGATATCCCGCGAAAAGGCGGTCCAGCATTGACGCGTTCTGATCTTTTATTGATCAATAAAACCAATCTTGCGCCGCATGTAGGCGTTGATCTAGACTTAATGGACAGCGATACGAAAAAAATGCGCGGTGGCCGTCCGTATATTTTCGCAGACGTGAGAACTCAAAAAAATGTTGATAAAATTGTTGAATGGATCAAGCATCACATGCTTTTAGAAGGAGCTAAGCCTGTTGGTGAAAATGGGTAA
- a CDS encoding urease accessory protein UreE — MLIEKVIGNVGSEEEIAGKKTEWIELDWEELSKRILRTETDNGTDVALRLSTEEPLQYGDILFEDAERRIAVRTKMEPVIVISPKNMTEMGKAAFELGNRHTPSLIDDNEIIVRADHTLNTLLDEVGVSYETTERRFKQPFKYRGHSH, encoded by the coding sequence ATGTTGATTGAGAAAGTGATTGGCAACGTAGGCAGTGAAGAAGAAATTGCCGGCAAGAAAACCGAATGGATTGAGCTTGACTGGGAAGAACTGAGCAAGCGCATTCTCCGTACGGAAACCGACAATGGGACTGATGTTGCTTTAAGGCTTAGTACAGAAGAGCCTCTTCAATATGGGGATATCTTGTTTGAAGATGCTGAACGACGGATTGCAGTTCGAACGAAGATGGAACCTGTCATTGTTATCAGTCCGAAAAACATGACGGAAATGGGTAAAGCGGCATTTGAACTGGGAAACCGGCATACGCCTTCCCTAATTGATGACAACGAAATTATCGTGCGCGCGGACCATACGCTAAATACATTATTAGATGAAGTGGGTGTTTCTTATGAAACGACTGAAAGACGGTTTAAACAGCCATTCAAATACCGCGGCCACTCCCACTGA
- a CDS encoding ABC transporter permease, with product MKTELLVDAEEAEIVKAQSEHQSFGRTIWREIKGDKMAIVALFILSVILLIAYIGPLFIDQEEAKLTNFMQIYEEPSKEFLLGTDRGGRDILTQLIIGARNSITIGAAITLIAGFLGLMIGLISGYFGGKVDFVIMRALDFLMVLPTLMLIIVFVVIVPTFNVWSFIGIMSILLWFGKARLIRSRALAERELDYVNASKTLGTPNWKIMIFEVFPNLSSLVIVNMTLTLAGNIGIETGLTFLGFGLPESTPSLGTLITYAKHPDVMENKWWVWLPASLLILVVMLCINYIGQAIKRASDARQRLT from the coding sequence ATGAAAACAGAACTATTAGTCGATGCGGAAGAAGCAGAAATTGTAAAAGCGCAATCGGAACATCAAAGTTTTGGGAGAACGATTTGGCGTGAAATAAAAGGCGATAAAATGGCAATTGTTGCTCTCTTCATTTTATCGGTGATTTTACTTATAGCCTATATTGGTCCGCTATTCATTGATCAAGAAGAAGCAAAGTTAACTAATTTCATGCAGATTTATGAAGAACCATCAAAAGAATTTTTGCTTGGAACCGACCGTGGCGGGCGAGATATACTTACCCAACTCATCATCGGTGCACGAAACTCCATCACGATTGGGGCAGCAATTACACTGATCGCTGGATTTCTCGGATTAATGATAGGTTTAATCTCCGGTTATTTTGGCGGTAAGGTAGACTTTGTAATTATGCGTGCTCTCGACTTTTTGATGGTCCTGCCAACGCTAATGCTTATTATCGTTTTTGTCGTAATCGTTCCGACATTCAACGTTTGGTCCTTTATCGGGATTATGAGTATTTTACTTTGGTTTGGGAAAGCAAGGCTCATTCGATCAAGAGCGCTTGCTGAAAGGGAGCTTGACTATGTCAATGCTTCAAAGACGTTAGGGACTCCAAACTGGAAAATCATGATATTTGAAGTTTTTCCAAACTTGAGCTCTCTCGTCATAGTTAATATGACACTTACTTTGGCCGGTAACATCGGGATTGAAACGGGTCTGACGTTCCTTGGGTTTGGTTTACCAGAAAGCACGCCGTCACTCGGAACATTGATCACGTATGCAAAACACCCAGATGTAATGGAAAATAAGTGGTGGGTATGGTTACCTGCGTCATTGCTGATTTTGGTAGTGATGTTGTGTATAAATTATATCGGTCAAGCGATAAAACGCGCGTCCGATGCAAGACAAAGGTTGACTTAA
- the ureC gene encoding urease subunit alpha — protein MKVTHDQYAKMFGPTVGDKVRLADTDLWIEIEKDYTKYGDEGVFGGGKSLRVSMGQDGKSLRDEGVLDTVITNVMIIDYTGIVKADIGIKDGRIAGIGKAGNPNTMDGVDQGMIIGVGTEVYAGEGLIATAGAIDTHIHYISPQQVETALNAGTTTFIGGGTGPAAGSKATSVTPGEWHLHRMLQAVEDLPVNVGLLGKGSASSPEPLVEQVRAGAIGMKIHEDWGATPAALDQSLSVADEYDIQVALHSDTLNEAGFVEETIKAIDGRVIHVFHTEGAGGGHAPDQLKMASYPNVLPASTNPTKPFTTNTIDEHLDMLMVCHHLKHDVPEDVAFADSRIRPETIAAEDIMQDMGVLSIMSSDSQAMGRVGEVAIRTWQTANKMKMQRGPLPQDEGKDHDNFRVKRYIAKLNINPAIASGIGHEVGSLEEGKLADIILWDPAFFGVKADVVIKGGIAVYAMTGDPNASIPTPQPMMGRRMYGFHGKGPQNAAMTFLPKIAVEEGLPEKLGLKRMIGTVKNCRNISKADMKHNSETPDIDVNPETYEVKLDGELATCEPVDVLPMAQRYFLF, from the coding sequence ATGAAAGTAACACATGATCAATATGCAAAAATGTTTGGTCCGACAGTCGGCGATAAAGTAAGGCTTGCGGATACGGATTTATGGATAGAAATTGAAAAAGATTACACGAAATACGGAGACGAAGGTGTATTCGGAGGCGGAAAGTCGCTCCGCGTTTCAATGGGACAAGATGGTAAATCATTACGCGATGAAGGCGTTTTGGATACTGTCATTACAAACGTCATGATTATCGATTACACAGGAATTGTGAAAGCGGATATCGGGATTAAAGACGGTCGCATTGCCGGAATTGGTAAAGCAGGAAACCCGAACACAATGGATGGTGTCGACCAAGGAATGATTATTGGGGTTGGGACTGAAGTGTATGCCGGTGAAGGTTTAATTGCGACAGCTGGAGCGATTGATACGCATATTCACTATATCAGCCCGCAGCAAGTCGAGACGGCACTCAATGCTGGTACAACGACATTTATCGGCGGAGGAACTGGTCCGGCAGCAGGTTCAAAAGCGACGAGTGTAACGCCTGGTGAGTGGCATCTGCATCGTATGTTGCAAGCTGTCGAAGATTTACCAGTTAACGTGGGACTTCTCGGGAAAGGTAGTGCGTCATCTCCAGAACCTTTGGTGGAACAAGTTCGTGCGGGTGCAATTGGCATGAAAATTCATGAAGATTGGGGCGCGACTCCTGCGGCACTCGATCAAAGTTTGAGCGTGGCAGATGAGTATGACATTCAAGTGGCGCTTCACTCGGACACACTTAACGAGGCTGGATTTGTAGAAGAAACAATCAAAGCGATTGACGGACGCGTCATTCATGTTTTCCATACAGAAGGAGCAGGCGGCGGACATGCGCCGGATCAGCTGAAAATGGCATCGTATCCGAATGTGCTACCGGCATCGACTAACCCGACCAAACCATTTACAACAAATACGATTGACGAGCATTTAGATATGCTTATGGTGTGTCACCATTTGAAACATGACGTACCAGAAGACGTAGCGTTTGCGGACTCGCGTATTCGTCCAGAAACGATTGCGGCTGAAGACATTATGCAAGACATGGGTGTCCTCAGTATTATGTCATCCGATTCACAAGCCATGGGGCGTGTTGGTGAAGTAGCAATTCGAACATGGCAAACTGCGAATAAAATGAAAATGCAACGCGGGCCTCTTCCACAAGATGAAGGAAAAGATCACGATAACTTCCGCGTGAAACGTTATATTGCAAAATTAAATATTAACCCAGCGATCGCATCTGGAATCGGCCATGAAGTTGGTTCGCTCGAAGAAGGAAAACTTGCGGATATTATTCTTTGGGATCCCGCGTTTTTCGGTGTGAAAGCTGACGTTGTCATAAAAGGCGGAATTGCTGTTTATGCAATGACAGGCGATCCGAACGCTTCGATACCAACGCCACAACCGATGATGGGTCGTCGCATGTATGGTTTCCACGGTAAAGGACCGCAAAATGCTGCGATGACTTTCCTGCCGAAAATCGCTGTGGAAGAAGGACTGCCTGAAAAGCTTGGTTTGAAACGAATGATTGGTACGGTGAAAAACTGCCGTAATATTTCAAAAGCGGATATGAAACATAATAGTGAAACGCCGGATATCGATGTGAATCCAGAAACTTATGAAGTTAAATTAGATGGTGAACTGGCTACGTGTGAACCTGTAGATGTTCTACCGATGGCACAGCGCTATTTCCTATTTTAA
- the ureA gene encoding urease subunit gamma, with amino-acid sequence MKLSPVEQEKLLLHVAGELAIKRKERGVKLNYPEAMAFLSHYIMEGARDGKSVAQLMSEGKQVLTVDDVMVGVADMISDVQIECTFPDGTKLVTVHNPIQ; translated from the coding sequence ATGAAGTTATCACCAGTCGAACAGGAAAAATTACTACTTCACGTAGCAGGTGAACTTGCAATTAAACGAAAAGAACGTGGGGTTAAATTAAATTATCCAGAAGCAATGGCATTTCTTAGCCACTACATTATGGAAGGTGCACGAGACGGAAAGTCGGTTGCACAACTAATGAGCGAAGGAAAACAAGTATTGACAGTCGATGATGTTATGGTCGGTGTAGCGGATATGATTAGCGATGTACAAATTGAATGTACGTTCCCAGACGGGACAAAGCTTGTCACTGTCCATAACCCAATTCAATAA
- the opp4A gene encoding oligopeptide ABC transporter substrate-binding protein, which produces MLLISLMLALSVFLAACSGKDDKEDAGTKDTEKKDDKTEETEGDDPAEEEEELTFPLDVSNSEATIENGSLNYALVSDTPFEGTLNPVFYSGKPDADVMQFFDEALLATDGDYLITNEGAAQFEVSNENKTIAITIGDNVNWHDGEPVKASDLLYAYELLGHPDYTGDRYTYTIYNVEGMEAYHKGEADTISGIEISDDEKTITINYLEASPSLLSGIWTSPVPRHYLGDVTKGEVTHEDIVESEKIRTTPIGFGPYKVEKVVPGESVQYVRNEDYWRGKPALESIVLKVVTSASVLKELEAGKIDIATVPADQYLNAKELTNTELLAKVDLAYTYIGFKLGKWDEKAKENITDPESKLADKRVRQAMWHAMNNEVIGEKMYHGLRFPATTLIIPVFDSFHDAENPGRPYDPDKANELLDEAGFKDVDGDGIREDADGEPFVLNFASMEGGEVAEPIATHYMQNWEAVGIKVQLTDGRLHEFNSFYDMVEADDPKVDIYQGAWGTGSDPDPSGLYGRTASFNYSRYTSEENDRLLKEGTSEKAFDPEYRKGIYNEWQELMVEEVPVAPTVYRYATTLVNKRVANYSIDQSSDNFDPWVWGVTSEDPVVD; this is translated from the coding sequence ATGCTTCTTATCAGTCTTATGCTTGCACTCAGCGTGTTTTTAGCTGCATGTTCAGGTAAAGATGATAAAGAGGATGCGGGCACGAAAGACACGGAAAAGAAAGACGATAAAACAGAAGAAACAGAAGGGGATGACCCAGCGGAAGAGGAAGAAGAACTTACTTTTCCATTGGACGTTTCTAACTCTGAAGCAACAATCGAAAATGGTAGCCTTAACTATGCACTAGTTTCGGATACGCCATTCGAAGGAACGCTTAACCCAGTATTCTACTCAGGTAAGCCTGATGCTGATGTAATGCAGTTCTTTGACGAAGCACTTCTAGCAACTGATGGCGATTACCTCATCACAAACGAGGGTGCTGCACAGTTCGAAGTATCAAATGAAAACAAAACGATTGCAATTACAATTGGCGATAATGTAAATTGGCACGATGGGGAGCCGGTTAAAGCGTCTGACCTTCTATACGCTTACGAACTTCTAGGTCACCCAGATTACACTGGTGATCGTTACACGTATACAATTTATAACGTTGAAGGTATGGAAGCATACCATAAAGGCGAAGCTGACACAATTTCAGGTATCGAGATTTCTGATGATGAGAAAACAATTACGATTAACTACCTAGAAGCATCACCATCACTACTTTCAGGTATCTGGACTAGTCCGGTTCCACGTCACTACCTTGGAGATGTTACTAAGGGCGAAGTAACACATGAAGATATTGTTGAATCTGAAAAAATCCGTACAACTCCAATTGGATTCGGACCTTATAAAGTTGAAAAGGTAGTTCCAGGCGAGTCTGTACAGTATGTAAGAAACGAAGATTACTGGAGAGGCAAACCAGCTCTTGAGTCTATCGTATTAAAAGTTGTAACTAGTGCATCTGTTCTTAAAGAACTTGAAGCAGGAAAAATTGATATCGCAACTGTTCCAGCGGACCAATATTTGAATGCTAAAGAACTTACAAACACTGAATTACTTGCAAAAGTTGACCTTGCATACACGTATATCGGGTTCAAACTCGGTAAATGGGATGAAAAAGCGAAAGAAAACATTACAGATCCAGAATCTAAACTTGCTGACAAGCGCGTACGTCAAGCAATGTGGCACGCAATGAATAACGAAGTAATTGGTGAGAAAATGTACCATGGTCTTCGTTTCCCAGCAACAACATTAATTATCCCAGTATTCGACAGCTTCCATGATGCAGAGAACCCAGGACGTCCTTACGATCCTGACAAAGCAAATGAGTTGCTTGACGAAGCAGGATTTAAAGATGTTGATGGCGACGGAATCCGTGAAGACGCTGACGGAGAACCATTCGTTCTTAACTTCGCTTCCATGGAAGGTGGAGAAGTTGCAGAACCGATTGCAACACATTACATGCAAAACTGGGAAGCTGTAGGTATTAAAGTTCAACTTACAGATGGCCGTTTACATGAATTTAACTCCTTCTACGATATGGTAGAAGCAGATGATCCGAAAGTTGATATTTACCAAGGCGCTTGGGGAACTGGTTCTGACCCAGATCCATCAGGTCTATACGGTAGAACAGCTTCATTTAACTACTCACGTTACACAAGTGAAGAAAACGATAGACTTCTTAAAGAGGGTACATCAGAGAAAGCATTTGATCCTGAATACCGTAAAGGAATCTATAATGAGTGGCAAGAACTAATGGTTGAAGAAGTTCCGGTTGCACCAACTGTATACCGTTACGCTACAACTTTAGTTAACAAACGTGTTGCGAACTACTCAATCGACCAATCTTCGGATAATTTCGATCCATGGGTTTGGGGCGTAACATCAGAAGATCCAGTTGTTGATTAA
- a CDS encoding urease subunit beta, whose product MIPGEIRPAEGKIEINAGRPTKTVRVANTGDRPIQVGSHFHFIEVNKNLEFDREQAVGMHLNIPSGTAVRFEPGEEKEVELTEFGGKRHVFGLNKLTEGSTHNKDEIVEKASEGGYKGAEHK is encoded by the coding sequence ATGATTCCAGGAGAAATTAGACCTGCGGAAGGCAAAATTGAAATAAACGCTGGACGCCCTACGAAAACAGTTCGTGTCGCAAATACAGGCGACAGACCGATTCAAGTAGGCTCCCACTTTCACTTTATTGAAGTGAATAAAAATCTAGAGTTTGACCGTGAACAAGCAGTTGGTATGCATTTAAATATTCCATCAGGGACTGCGGTACGGTTCGAACCGGGTGAAGAAAAAGAAGTTGAGTTAACTGAATTTGGCGGAAAACGTCATGTTTTCGGATTGAACAAGTTAACGGAAGGCTCCACGCATAATAAAGATGAAATTGTAGAAAAAGCATCTGAAGGTGGCTATAAAGGAGCGGAGCATAAATGA
- a CDS encoding urease accessory protein UreF — translation MKRLKDGLNSHSNTAATPTDLALLQLFQIHDSAFPIGSYTQSYGMETYIQDDLIRTKEDLIEFCTSYLFNNLVRSDAILIQEAYAAALKQDVDRLLELEQLCGAMKLAKESREASVNLGRQFIRTVSPLGTDEFLAEWKERIDAKSIKGHYAVLYGIYSATTGVSMHHAVMMYLYASVSGLVQNAVRAVPFGQNTGVQAINELIQPVTEAADLVSTLTIEDISNNALGIELASMRHEYLFSRLFIS, via the coding sequence ATGAAACGACTGAAAGACGGTTTAAACAGCCATTCAAATACCGCGGCCACTCCCACTGACTTAGCACTTTTACAGCTGTTTCAAATTCATGATTCAGCTTTTCCAATTGGCTCTTACACGCAGTCGTATGGAATGGAAACGTATATACAAGATGATCTCATTCGTACAAAAGAAGATTTAATCGAGTTTTGTACATCCTACTTGTTCAATAATTTAGTGCGAAGCGATGCGATTCTCATTCAAGAAGCATATGCCGCCGCATTGAAACAGGACGTGGACAGGCTGTTGGAACTTGAACAGTTATGCGGTGCGATGAAGCTAGCAAAGGAATCGCGTGAAGCGAGCGTGAATCTTGGGAGGCAGTTTATTCGAACGGTTTCTCCATTGGGGACCGACGAATTTCTTGCCGAGTGGAAAGAACGCATTGACGCGAAATCCATAAAAGGACATTACGCTGTCTTGTACGGCATTTATAGCGCGACGACAGGTGTCAGCATGCACCACGCGGTTATGATGTACTTGTATGCTTCGGTGAGCGGACTCGTTCAAAATGCGGTTCGTGCTGTTCCATTCGGTCAAAATACGGGCGTTCAAGCGATTAATGAATTGATTCAACCCGTGACAGAAGCCGCAGACTTAGTTTCGACATTGACGATAGAAGATATTAGTAACAATGCGCTCGGAATCGAACTCGCTTCGATGAGGCATGAGTATTTATTCTCGAGATTATTTATTTCTTAA